One window from the genome of Eucalyptus grandis isolate ANBG69807.140 chromosome 7, ASM1654582v1, whole genome shotgun sequence encodes:
- the LOC120295596 gene encoding disease resistance protein At4g27190-like, producing the protein MSADSVVGIGWDVLKRYVIVPIERGFGYVISSKRFANNLRGGVQDLKNEVQRVEVLAEQARNNVRKFNDVFTAWEANAGKALEEARELLDEFEKATKTCCYGTLPDPRSRYQFSRKAEDNIEVINQLTKKCNRFNGLDDISFIDPALGNVAASNPARREGKDVVQSTTATGSASFVSTSMKLRDGGVFESRAMMIQNIMDALADNGNNVVGIYGISGVGKSTLLADTEKIIREEKSFDLVAHADVSEHQDIKRIQEEIAHKLGLSGLKNEEYVSVQAELLHGRLKVEERIKKKVLIILDNLWKGLDLKSVGIPCGPDNKVMGCKLLLTSRDRDVLPRDMGCDKDFHLGGLKEEEAKRLFERIVGDKSS; encoded by the exons atgtcGGCAGATTCTGTCGTTGGTATTGGATGGGATGTCTTGAAGCGCTATGTAATTGTTCCCATCGAACGTGGATTCGGATACGTGATCTCCTCCAAGAGATTCGCCAACAATCTTCGGGGGGGAGTCCAGGATCTGAAGAACGAGGTTCAGAGGGTCGAGGTTCTTGCGGAACAGGCTAGAAACAATGTTCGGAAATTCAACGATGTCTTCACGGCGTGGGAGGCAAATGCTGGCAAGGCCTTGGAGGAGGCGCGAGAGCTGTTGGACGAGTTCGAAAAGGCGACCAAGACTTGCTGCTACGGGACTCTTCCTGACCCCAGATCTCGCTACCAGTTCAGCAGGAAGGCTGAGGACAATATCGAGGTCATTAATCAACTCACTAAAAAATGCAACAGATTCAACGGACTGGACGACATCTCCTTCATCGATCCTGCTTTGGGGAATGTCGCTGCCTCGAATCCGGCCAGGAGAGAAGGCAAAGATGTTGTTCAGTCGACCACTGCGACAGGTTCTGCTTCTTTTGTGTCAACGTCGATGAAGCTTAGGGACGGTGGCGTCTTTGAATCCAGAGCTATGATGATACAGAACATCATGGACGCTCTTGCTGATAACGGCAATAACGTGGTCGGGATTTACGGGATAAGTGGGGTCGGCAAGTCCACCCTTTTGGCGGATACCGAAAAAATAATAAGGGAAGAGAAGTCCTTCGATCTGGTTGCTCACGCCGACGTGTCCGAACATCAAGACATCAAGAGGATTCAAGAAGAGATTGCACACAAGTTGGGCCTAAGTGGCCTAAAGAATGAAGAGTATGTCAGCGTGCAAGCAGAACTTCTTCACGGGAGGTTGAAAGTCGAGGAGAGGATCAAAAAGAAGGTCCTCATAATACTAGACAACCTTTGGAAGGGGCTCGACTTGAAATCAGTCGGCATTCCTTGTGGACCTGACAACAAAGTCATGGGATGCAAG TTGTTGTTGACGTCGAGAGATCGCGATGTTTTACCGAGGGATATGGGCTGTGACAAGGACTTCCACCTTGGTGGGCTGAAGGAGGAAGAGGCAAAAAGATTGTTTGAGAGGATAGTTGGAGACAAAAGCTCATGA